One genomic window of Elusimicrobiota bacterium includes the following:
- a CDS encoding c-type cytochrome, translated as MKCAKCHTIGGGQRVGPDLRGVADRHEADWIVGFVMNPDGYLETDPAAKKLLADNNGVRMENTHLTREQAQGLLEFLKAASKSPLASPQADSRRAEEPLYRKVRMPDEGLSVSAPGLALLFLLLAAVAVLWQSGQRRFAALGFAAALAAGYWTLGGRRYYHLLGNQQGYEPIQPMAFSHALHAGRLSISCLYCHSGAERSDVAGVPALNVCMNCHVAVRARSGSKEPSPEITRLVAAWQERGRPGASPLEWMRVHHLPDFVHFSHRVHVADNLQCQECHGPVQTMERLRQAASLSMGWCISCHRLEEGTAPAHWKRVGGPLDCAACHW; from the coding sequence ATGAAATGCGCCAAATGCCACACGATCGGCGGCGGCCAGCGCGTCGGGCCCGACCTGCGCGGGGTCGCCGACCGCCACGAGGCCGATTGGATCGTCGGCTTCGTCATGAACCCCGACGGCTACCTCGAGACCGACCCCGCCGCCAAGAAGCTGCTGGCCGACAACAACGGCGTGCGCATGGAGAACACGCACCTGACGCGCGAGCAGGCCCAGGGCCTCCTCGAGTTCCTCAAGGCCGCTTCGAAGAGCCCACTAGCCTCCCCGCAGGCCGACTCGCGCCGCGCCGAAGAACCGCTTTACAGGAAGGTGCGCATGCCCGACGAGGGCCTGAGCGTCTCCGCGCCGGGCCTCGCCCTGCTGTTCCTGCTGCTGGCCGCGGTGGCCGTACTTTGGCAGTCCGGCCAACGGCGCTTCGCGGCGCTGGGTTTCGCCGCCGCCCTGGCCGCGGGGTATTGGACCCTCGGCGGGCGGCGCTATTACCATCTGCTGGGCAACCAGCAGGGCTACGAGCCCATCCAGCCCATGGCCTTCTCGCACGCCCTGCACGCCGGACGCCTCTCGATCTCATGTCTCTACTGCCACTCGGGCGCCGAGCGCAGCGACGTCGCCGGAGTGCCCGCTCTCAACGTCTGCATGAACTGCCACGTCGCCGTGCGCGCGCGCTCCGGCAGCAAGGAGCCCTCCCCCGAGATCACGCGGCTCGTCGCGGCCTGGCAGGAGCGCGGCCGGCCCGGGGCGTCCCCGCTCGAGTGGATGCGGGTGCACCACCTGCCCGACTTCGTCCATTTCAGCCACCGCGTCCATGTCGCCGACAACCTGCAGTGCCAGGAGTGCCACGGGCCCGTGCAGACGATGGAGCGCCTGCGCCAGGCCGCCTCGCTGTCGATGGGCTGGTGCATATCCTGCCACCGCCTGGAGGAAGGGACCGCGCCGGCGCACTGGAAACGCGTCGGTGGGCCGCTCGACTGCGCGGCCTGCCATTGGTGA
- a CDS encoding 4Fe-4S dicluster domain-containing protein produces the protein MTDRERLERGKQDRADGITRRDFLKMLGAGFAALAAAGCKLRPPKEAIVPYADQPEGAPPGVSRWYASTCGGCPSACGVLVKSRDGRPIKMEGNPDHPLSRGGLCARGQATVLDLYDSERLRQPLAGASPASWPEVDAAVRAGLASARREGREIRVVSHAVVSPSLQAAVAGFLGRFPGARHVVYDSLPAAAIIEAHRRTHGRPVLPHYLFGSARAIVSFDADFLGTWISPVEFAKAWAANRRPEEIMSWHAQFEARLSATGANADLRVPLRPSQELAAALALGRLVASGVSWPGPLPAAPAPAPVADGTLRQTAKMLLSVRGRGLVVSGSADPAVQTVVNWINGMLGNYGQTLDISRPSLQLQGEAGAMDRLIAELEAGSVGALIVLDANPAQDHARAGEFAAAMAKAGLTAVLSQRRDETASLAKFVCVTPHALESWDDAEPVAGVVSLTQPLLSPLFDTRPAIESLLAWSGRPGPAFEFIQERWRAKVFPRQKDIRSFTAFWDEALRRGAVSISAAARPAAAFDAGSLAGLRPARRAKAGAFELVPYAGVALGDGRQANNPWLQELPDPVTKVSWGNCACLSPADAARLGVAEGRMVRLSAGGRALDLPAYVQRGQADGVVAVALGYGRKAAGPVAANFPTVKFLPIEEDPAGGGDVYPLCAAETVSVTPLPATVQLAKTQLFDSQEVPFTGEKRRALRETTLRGYAKEPVEASASEEAASGNGLWPRHDYKGRKWGLAINLTACTGCSACVVACQAENNIPVVGKAEVRKSREMHWLRIDRYFSGAPDAPNPGIAFQPMLCQHCDNAPCETVCPVLATVHSTEGLNMQVYNRCVGTRYCANNCPFKVRRFNWFDYRHRDLLQNLALNPDVTARTRGVMEKCSLCVQRIYSAKFEADSAGRALKDGDITPACAQSCPADAIVFGDLNDPQSRVSRLARANHSYRVLSELGVGPSVFYQVKVRNMREA, from the coding sequence ATGACCGATAGAGAACGTCTTGAACGCGGGAAGCAGGACCGGGCCGACGGGATCACGCGCCGGGATTTCCTGAAGATGCTGGGCGCGGGCTTCGCCGCGCTGGCCGCCGCGGGCTGCAAACTGCGCCCTCCGAAGGAGGCCATCGTCCCGTACGCCGACCAGCCCGAGGGCGCGCCGCCGGGAGTGTCGCGCTGGTACGCCTCGACCTGCGGCGGCTGCCCGTCGGCCTGCGGCGTCCTCGTCAAGAGCCGCGACGGCCGGCCGATCAAGATGGAGGGCAACCCCGACCACCCTCTCTCCCGCGGCGGCCTCTGCGCGCGCGGGCAGGCGACGGTGCTCGACCTCTACGACAGCGAGAGGCTCAGGCAGCCGCTCGCCGGCGCCTCGCCCGCCTCGTGGCCCGAGGTCGACGCGGCCGTGCGCGCCGGCCTCGCGAGCGCCCGGCGCGAGGGCCGGGAGATACGCGTCGTCTCCCATGCCGTCGTGAGCCCGTCGCTCCAGGCGGCGGTGGCGGGCTTCCTCGGGCGCTTCCCGGGCGCGCGCCATGTCGTCTACGACTCCCTGCCCGCGGCGGCGATCATCGAGGCGCACCGGCGCACGCATGGGCGCCCCGTCCTGCCGCATTATCTCTTCGGGAGCGCCCGCGCGATCGTGAGCTTCGACGCGGACTTCCTGGGCACCTGGATATCCCCGGTGGAGTTCGCGAAGGCCTGGGCGGCCAACCGCCGCCCCGAAGAGATCATGTCCTGGCACGCCCAGTTCGAAGCGCGCCTGTCGGCGACGGGCGCCAACGCGGACCTGCGCGTGCCGCTGCGCCCCTCCCAGGAGCTCGCCGCAGCCCTCGCCCTGGGCCGGCTCGTCGCCAGCGGCGTCTCTTGGCCCGGCCCTCTGCCCGCCGCGCCCGCCCCGGCGCCGGTCGCTGACGGGACGCTGCGGCAGACGGCGAAGATGCTGCTGAGCGTCCGCGGCCGAGGCCTCGTCGTCAGCGGCTCCGCCGACCCGGCAGTCCAGACCGTCGTCAATTGGATCAACGGGATGCTGGGCAATTACGGCCAGACGCTGGACATCTCGCGCCCCTCGCTGCAGCTGCAGGGAGAGGCCGGGGCCATGGACCGCCTGATCGCGGAGCTCGAGGCGGGCTCGGTCGGCGCGCTGATCGTGCTCGACGCCAACCCCGCGCAGGACCATGCGCGCGCAGGGGAATTCGCCGCGGCGATGGCGAAGGCGGGGCTGACCGCCGTGCTGTCCCAGCGCCGGGACGAGACCGCCTCGCTGGCGAAGTTCGTCTGCGTGACCCCGCACGCGCTCGAGTCCTGGGACGACGCCGAGCCCGTGGCCGGCGTCGTGAGCCTCACGCAGCCTCTGCTGTCGCCCCTCTTCGACACGCGCCCGGCCATCGAGAGCCTTCTGGCCTGGTCGGGACGACCCGGACCGGCCTTCGAGTTCATACAGGAACGCTGGCGGGCCAAGGTCTTCCCCCGTCAGAAGGACATCCGCAGCTTCACGGCCTTCTGGGACGAGGCCCTGCGCCGCGGAGCCGTGTCGATCAGCGCCGCCGCCCGGCCCGCCGCCGCTTTCGACGCCGGCTCCCTGGCTGGACTCAGACCCGCGCGCCGCGCCAAGGCGGGCGCTTTCGAGCTCGTCCCGTACGCGGGGGTCGCCCTCGGCGATGGCCGCCAAGCCAACAACCCGTGGCTCCAGGAATTGCCCGATCCCGTGACCAAGGTCTCCTGGGGCAATTGCGCCTGCCTTTCTCCAGCGGACGCCGCCCGGCTCGGCGTCGCGGAGGGCCGCATGGTCCGGCTTTCCGCCGGCGGCCGGGCGCTGGACCTGCCGGCCTACGTCCAGCGCGGCCAGGCCGACGGCGTCGTCGCGGTCGCGCTCGGCTACGGGCGCAAGGCCGCCGGCCCGGTCGCGGCCAATTTCCCCACGGTCAAGTTCCTGCCCATCGAAGAGGACCCCGCCGGGGGCGGCGACGTCTACCCCCTCTGCGCCGCGGAGACGGTCTCGGTCACGCCGCTGCCTGCCACCGTCCAGCTCGCCAAGACCCAGCTCTTCGACTCGCAGGAAGTGCCCTTCACGGGCGAAAAGCGCCGCGCCCTGCGCGAGACGACGCTTCGGGGCTATGCCAAGGAGCCTGTCGAGGCGAGCGCTTCGGAGGAGGCGGCCTCCGGGAACGGCCTCTGGCCCCGACACGACTACAAGGGCCGCAAGTGGGGCTTGGCCATCAACCTGACCGCCTGCACCGGCTGCTCGGCCTGCGTGGTGGCCTGCCAGGCCGAGAACAACATCCCGGTCGTCGGCAAGGCCGAAGTGCGCAAAAGCCGCGAGATGCACTGGCTGCGCATCGACCGGTATTTCTCCGGGGCCCCGGACGCCCCGAACCCCGGCATCGCCTTCCAGCCCATGCTCTGCCAGCACTGCGACAACGCGCCGTGCGAGACCGTCTGCCCCGTCCTGGCCACCGTCCACTCGACGGAGGGCCTCAACATGCAGGTCTACAACCGCTGCGTGGGCACGCGCTATTGCGCCAACAACTGCCCGTTCAAGGTGCGCCGTTTCAACTGGTTCGACTACCGGCACCGGGACCTGCTCCAGAACCTGGCCCTCAACCCCGACGTCACGGCGCGCACGCGCGGCGTCATGGAGAAATGCTCGCTCTGCGTCCAGCGCATCTACTCGGCCAAGTTCGAGGCCGACAGCGCGGGGCGCGCGCTCAAGGACGGCGACATCACTCCGGCCTGCGCGCAGAGCTGCCCCGCCGACGCGATCGTCTTCGGGGACCTCAACGACCCGCAGAGCCGCGTCTCGCGCCTGGCGCGGGCCAACCACAGCTACCGGGTCCTCTCGGAGCTCGGCGTCGGGCCCTCGGTCTTCTACCAGGTCAAGGTGCGCAACATGAGGGAGGCCTAG
- the nrfD gene encoding polysulfide reductase NrfD, with the protein MAHVLSSLRRPLIGGAKSYARVTEDICAPLEGRPTRAWYAAIAVSATALLIGAVAVTDQIWTGIGTWGLNKTVGWAFDITNFVFWVGIGHAGTLISAVLFLFRQRWRTSVNRSAEAMTIFAVMCAGTFPLIHMGRPWLAYWVLPYPNPMGPLWVNFRSPLLWDVFAISTYFTVSLVFWYMGLLPDLAVVARRAEGWRRRVFAGLSLGWDGSQKTWLHYEKVYLLLSGLATPLVFSVHTIVSFDFATSVIPGWHSTIFPPYFVCGAIFSGFAMVMTLMIIARKVMAFEDYITLAHIDAMCKITLLTSLIVALAYGTEFFMAWYSGNPYERFAFLNRFFGPYRHFFMGMMLCNVAVPQLLWSRRVRTTPWAVFAVSILINVGMWLERFVIITVSLHRDYLTSSWTMYHPTYIEVCTLVGSFGLFLTLFLLFCRFLPMIAVSEVKGVLHYAREGDGGPHGP; encoded by the coding sequence ATGGCCCACGTCCTCTCCTCTTTGCGCCGCCCCCTGATCGGGGGCGCCAAATCCTACGCGCGGGTGACCGAAGACATCTGCGCGCCGCTCGAGGGGAGGCCGACGCGCGCCTGGTACGCCGCGATCGCGGTTTCCGCGACCGCCCTGCTCATCGGCGCCGTCGCCGTCACGGACCAGATCTGGACCGGGATCGGGACCTGGGGGCTCAACAAGACGGTGGGCTGGGCTTTCGACATCACGAACTTCGTCTTCTGGGTCGGCATCGGCCACGCCGGCACCCTGATCTCGGCGGTGCTGTTCCTCTTCCGCCAGCGCTGGCGCACCTCGGTCAACCGCTCGGCCGAGGCCATGACCATATTCGCGGTCATGTGCGCCGGGACCTTCCCGCTGATCCACATGGGCCGGCCGTGGCTCGCCTATTGGGTGCTGCCCTACCCCAACCCGATGGGCCCGCTGTGGGTCAATTTCCGCTCGCCCCTGCTCTGGGACGTCTTCGCCATCAGCACCTACTTCACCGTCTCCCTGGTCTTCTGGTACATGGGCCTCCTGCCCGACCTTGCCGTCGTCGCGCGCCGCGCCGAGGGCTGGCGCAGGCGCGTCTTCGCGGGCCTGAGCCTCGGCTGGGACGGCTCCCAGAAGACCTGGCTGCATTACGAGAAGGTCTACCTTCTGCTCTCGGGCCTGGCGACGCCGCTGGTCTTCTCCGTGCACACCATCGTGAGCTTCGATTTCGCCACCTCGGTCATCCCGGGCTGGCATTCGACGATCTTTCCGCCCTATTTCGTCTGCGGCGCGATCTTCTCGGGCTTCGCGATGGTGATGACGCTGATGATCATCGCGCGCAAGGTCATGGCCTTCGAGGACTACATCACGCTGGCGCATATCGACGCGATGTGCAAGATCACCCTGCTGACCTCGCTGATCGTGGCTCTGGCCTACGGCACAGAGTTCTTCATGGCCTGGTACAGCGGCAACCCCTACGAGCGCTTCGCCTTCCTCAACCGCTTCTTCGGCCCCTACCGGCACTTCTTCATGGGCATGATGCTCTGCAACGTCGCGGTCCCGCAACTGCTGTGGTCGCGGCGCGTGCGGACCACCCCTTGGGCCGTCTTCGCGGTCTCCATCCTGATCAACGTGGGCATGTGGCTGGAGCGCTTCGTGATCATCACGGTCTCCCTGCACCGCGACTACCTGACTTCGAGCTGGACGATGTACCACCCGACCTACATCGAGGTCTGCACCCTCGTCGGCAGCTTCGGCCTTTTCCTGACCCTTTTCCTGCTGTTCTGCCGGTTCCTGCCGATGATCGCCGTCAGCGAGGTCAAGGGCGTCCTGCATTACGCCCGCGAAGGAGACGGAGGCCCCCATGGCCCATGA
- a CDS encoding DUF3341 domain-containing protein, producing MAHELVAGVFDSEERILAAARAARRAGLPIHDAYTPFAVHGLDRELGLEPSHLGVVCFRFGAAGLILTLGFQYWASTFDWPMNIGGKSLNASPALIPVAFELTVLFAGVGMVLWFLAMRGLSPVKKPALEALGGVDDRFVLALRREPGGPSGEALRRFLEAQGAQLVVDAEGS from the coding sequence ATGGCCCATGAACTCGTCGCCGGGGTCTTTGACTCGGAGGAGAGAATCCTGGCCGCCGCGCGCGCCGCGCGGCGCGCGGGCCTGCCGATCCACGACGCCTATACCCCCTTCGCCGTCCACGGCCTCGACCGGGAGCTGGGCCTGGAGCCCTCGCATCTGGGCGTGGTCTGCTTCCGCTTCGGCGCCGCGGGCCTCATCCTGACGCTGGGCTTCCAGTATTGGGCCTCTACCTTCGATTGGCCCATGAACATCGGCGGCAAATCCCTCAACGCCTCTCCGGCCCTCATCCCCGTCGCCTTCGAGCTCACCGTCCTGTTCGCCGGGGTCGGGATGGTGCTCTGGTTCCTCGCGATGCGGGGCCTCTCACCGGTCAAGAAGCCCGCGCTCGAGGCGCTCGGAGGCGTCGACGACCGCTTCGTCCTAGCCCTGCGCCGGGAGCCCGGCGGCCCCTCGGGCGAGGCGCTCCGACGATTCCTAGAGGCGCAGGGCGCGCAGCTCGTCGTGGACGCGGAGGGCTCGTGA
- a CDS encoding c-type cytochrome, with product MRRFLIPAALLAGAVAVLLVRRDLNEPHLRLFSDMVNSPAYHSQQPNPVFRDGRTLQRPVPGTIARDWHPLHYGVEAAERERAGAELKNPFLPGFEVTARGKQVFENYCSHCHGLAGLGDGEVAKAFPQFSFPLASKSTFDLPDGTLFHIITYGRNLMPSHASQLDPPDRWKAVCYLRDLQREEIARLGPAAVIPEDPRRRSLVSEPYGKELFAMNCASCHGEEGRRPNPGIPTLNSPAVLAIADDAYYWDIINHGRPGTQMPAWKNVLTGTQMRSIVMHIRSWAGRVPETARITSAETAVERGRAIFASHCIGCHGPAGRGGIGNSLNAPSFLALASDLFLRQTISLGRRHTAMPASFDLKGDDISDLISLIRSWAAPAPPYAEVAALLPGASPQAGKTLFEKKCAGCHGANGEGAIGSRLNSESFLAMAGDELLYRAIVEGRPTEMPAWRSLGAREVADVISRIRSWQKGPSVALSTQTHQGRPEFGEVLYKQECVKCHGLQGEGDLGTQIGNPVLLGQLSDDFLWRTVAYGKGDTEMKGFLKRARNPLSGDDIDHIIAFVRRLERTPPAEPLRRHYSWASAKDGRKVYEQKGGCMKCHGAQGEGGSGPSLGNPAFLKTVSDGFLAGTVILGREVTPMKSYYSGETRLAGEDIENVIGYIRTFENAAAPAVRRVESTPELVAAGRVLYRETCAKCHGLEGKGKHENKPEGFAPSLNNEQFLKAADDNFLLATIALGRPGTPMRAFGDGMGGRPGLSAEQIRRIVAFLRSWEWGTKR from the coding sequence GTGAGGCGCTTCCTCATACCCGCGGCGCTCCTGGCGGGCGCCGTCGCCGTGCTCCTCGTCCGGCGCGACCTCAACGAGCCGCATCTGAGGCTGTTCAGCGACATGGTGAACTCGCCCGCCTATCACAGCCAGCAGCCCAACCCCGTGTTCCGGGACGGCCGGACGCTGCAGCGGCCCGTTCCCGGGACGATCGCCCGCGACTGGCATCCCCTGCACTACGGCGTCGAAGCGGCGGAGCGCGAGCGCGCGGGAGCGGAACTCAAGAACCCGTTCCTGCCGGGCTTCGAGGTCACGGCTCGCGGCAAGCAGGTCTTCGAGAACTACTGCTCTCATTGCCACGGGCTCGCGGGGCTGGGAGACGGGGAGGTCGCCAAGGCTTTCCCGCAATTCTCATTCCCGCTGGCCTCCAAGTCGACCTTCGACCTGCCCGACGGGACGCTGTTCCACATCATCACCTACGGGCGCAACCTGATGCCCTCGCACGCCTCCCAACTCGACCCGCCGGACCGCTGGAAGGCCGTCTGCTACCTGCGCGACCTCCAGCGCGAGGAGATCGCCCGGCTCGGGCCCGCAGCGGTCATCCCCGAGGACCCGCGCCGGCGCTCGCTGGTCTCGGAGCCTTACGGCAAGGAGCTCTTCGCGATGAACTGCGCCTCCTGCCACGGCGAGGAGGGGCGCCGCCCCAATCCGGGCATACCGACGCTCAACTCGCCCGCCGTGCTCGCCATCGCGGACGACGCCTACTACTGGGACATCATCAATCACGGCCGGCCGGGCACGCAGATGCCGGCCTGGAAGAACGTGCTGACCGGGACGCAGATGCGGAGCATCGTGATGCACATACGCTCATGGGCCGGCCGCGTTCCGGAGACCGCGCGCATCACCTCCGCCGAAACGGCCGTCGAGCGGGGCCGCGCGATATTCGCCAGCCACTGCATCGGCTGCCATGGTCCCGCGGGGCGGGGCGGCATCGGCAACTCGCTGAACGCCCCGTCGTTCCTGGCGCTGGCTTCGGACCTGTTCCTGCGGCAGACCATCTCTCTGGGCCGCCGGCACACGGCGATGCCGGCCTCCTTCGACCTCAAGGGCGACGATATCTCCGACCTGATCTCCCTCATCCGCTCCTGGGCGGCTCCCGCCCCGCCCTACGCCGAGGTGGCCGCGCTTCTCCCCGGCGCCTCGCCCCAGGCGGGGAAGACGCTTTTCGAGAAGAAATGCGCGGGTTGCCACGGGGCCAACGGCGAGGGGGCGATCGGCTCGCGGCTCAACTCGGAATCTTTCCTGGCCATGGCCGGCGACGAGCTCCTTTACAGGGCGATCGTCGAGGGCCGTCCCACCGAGATGCCGGCCTGGCGTTCGCTGGGCGCGCGCGAGGTCGCCGACGTCATCTCGCGCATCCGCTCCTGGCAGAAGGGGCCCTCGGTGGCCCTTTCGACGCAGACCCACCAGGGCCGCCCGGAGTTCGGAGAGGTCCTCTACAAGCAGGAATGCGTCAAATGCCACGGCCTCCAAGGCGAGGGTGACCTGGGGACCCAGATCGGCAACCCCGTCCTGCTCGGCCAGCTCAGCGACGACTTTCTCTGGCGCACGGTCGCTTACGGCAAGGGCGACACCGAGATGAAGGGCTTCCTCAAGCGCGCGCGCAACCCCCTGAGCGGCGACGATATCGACCACATCATCGCTTTCGTGCGGCGGCTGGAACGCACGCCGCCCGCCGAGCCGCTGAGGCGGCATTACTCCTGGGCCTCGGCGAAAGACGGCCGCAAGGTGTACGAGCAGAAAGGCGGCTGCATGAAATGCCACGGCGCGCAGGGGGAGGGCGGCAGCGGGCCGTCGCTGGGCAACCCGGCCTTCCTTAAGACGGTCTCGGACGGCTTCCTGGCCGGCACGGTCATCCTGGGCCGGGAGGTCACGCCGATGAAGTCGTACTATAGCGGCGAAACGCGCCTCGCGGGAGAGGACATCGAGAACGTCATCGGCTACATACGGACCTTCGAGAACGCCGCGGCGCCGGCTGTAAGGCGCGTCGAGAGCACTCCCGAGCTCGTGGCCGCGGGGCGGGTCCTCTACCGCGAGACCTGCGCGAAATGCCACGGCCTGGAGGGCAAGGGCAAGCATGAGAACAAGCCGGAGGGCTTCGCGCCGTCGCTCAACAACGAGCAGTTCCTCAAGGCCGCCGACGACAACTTCCTGCTCGCCACGATCGCGCTCGGCCGCCCCGGCACTCCGATGCGCGCCTTCGGCGACGGGATGGGGGGCAGGCCCGGGCTCTCCGCCGAGCAGATCCGCAGGATCGTGGCCTTCTTGAGGTCGTGGGAGTGGGGGACGAAACGATGA
- a CDS encoding cytochrome c3 family protein: MRMRVEPRLLKILAGVGLAGILVLAGLMKYSTSPVFCRSCHIMEPYYKAWHSSKHNHVACVECHYPPGSPKTLLWKKFQALSQVVKYVTRTYSSKPFAEVNDESCLRSGCHSTRLLQGKVVTKGGVRFDHRPHITERRRGRQLRCVSCHSQVVVGKHIEVTYDTCFLCHFRGRGEGRKLEPLGGCLGCHELPTRSFKLGNMTYNHRDFVTRQGISCQNCHVEAVQGKGRAPEDRCLLCHNQPEKLSRYGDIPFIHDNHVTKHNIACFHCHEEMRHGFPKSEQPLTLPGQQAAVPAPAPESDRHPPSLVFDCSLCHEDKHLSQLQLYSGKPRPELGSLPELPSPMYLAHVDCNGCHYQGENKAAADFSGRTMKPSQDSCVKCHGAKFRGIIEEMHAELASALAKAAEKLAAARAALAKQSPQSAEARAGVRRAERLLAFLRAAHGEHNIYLASVILRAIDRELGEAGRRLKADLPDISSESMLSGAYCAKQCHGRIGVKVPPETVRYAGKTMPHMAHTEMAGCVDCHDIGGHKRVPLRRDYKTQCAKCHDGSAAPKL, encoded by the coding sequence ATGAGGATGCGCGTCGAGCCCCGTCTCCTCAAGATCCTGGCCGGGGTCGGACTTGCCGGCATCCTGGTCTTGGCCGGGCTGATGAAGTACTCCACGAGCCCGGTTTTCTGCCGCTCCTGCCACATCATGGAGCCGTACTACAAGGCCTGGCATTCCTCCAAGCACAACCACGTGGCCTGCGTGGAGTGCCACTATCCGCCCGGCTCCCCGAAAACCCTGCTTTGGAAGAAATTCCAGGCCCTCTCCCAGGTGGTCAAGTACGTCACCCGCACCTATTCCTCGAAGCCCTTCGCCGAGGTCAACGACGAATCCTGCCTGCGCTCCGGCTGCCACTCCACGCGCCTGCTCCAGGGGAAGGTGGTCACCAAGGGCGGCGTCCGCTTCGACCACCGGCCGCACATCACCGAGCGGCGCCGCGGCCGCCAACTGCGCTGCGTCTCCTGCCATTCCCAGGTGGTGGTGGGCAAGCACATCGAGGTGACCTACGACACCTGCTTCCTGTGCCATTTCCGGGGCCGTGGCGAGGGCCGCAAGCTTGAGCCGCTCGGCGGCTGCCTGGGCTGCCACGAGCTGCCCACCCGGTCGTTCAAGCTGGGCAACATGACCTACAACCACCGGGACTTCGTCACGCGCCAGGGGATCTCCTGCCAGAACTGCCACGTCGAGGCGGTGCAGGGCAAGGGCCGGGCGCCCGAAGACCGGTGCCTGCTCTGCCACAACCAGCCCGAGAAGCTCTCGCGCTACGGCGATATCCCGTTCATCCACGACAACCATGTCACCAAGCACAATATCGCCTGCTTCCACTGCCACGAAGAGATGAGGCATGGGTTCCCGAAGTCGGAGCAGCCGCTCACGCTTCCCGGACAGCAGGCCGCGGTTCCCGCGCCGGCGCCGGAGTCCGACAGGCATCCGCCGAGCCTAGTCTTCGACTGCAGCCTCTGCCATGAGGACAAGCACCTCAGCCAGCTGCAGCTCTATTCAGGCAAGCCTCGGCCGGAGCTCGGGTCCCTGCCGGAGCTCCCCAGCCCCATGTACCTGGCCCATGTGGACTGCAACGGCTGCCACTATCAGGGCGAGAACAAGGCGGCCGCGGATTTCAGCGGCCGCACCATGAAGCCTTCGCAGGATTCCTGCGTCAAGTGCCACGGCGCCAAGTTCCGGGGCATAATCGAAGAGATGCACGCGGAGCTCGCCTCGGCCCTGGCCAAGGCCGCCGAGAAGCTGGCGGCCGCCCGCGCGGCCCTGGCCAAGCAGTCTCCGCAGTCCGCCGAGGCCCGCGCGGGAGTGCGGCGGGCCGAGCGGCTCCTCGCATTCCTGCGCGCGGCGCATGGGGAACACAACATCTACCTGGCTTCGGTCATCCTGCGCGCGATCGACCGCGAGCTCGGAGAGGCCGGCCGGCGGCTCAAGGCGGACCTGCCGGATATATCGTCTGAGTCCATGCTTTCGGGCGCTTACTGCGCCAAGCAGTGCCACGGCCGCATCGGCGTGAAGGTCCCTCCCGAGACCGTGCGCTATGCCGGCAAGACCATGCCGCACATGGCTCATACCGAGATGGCGGGCTGCGTGGACTGCCACGACATCGGCGGCCACAAGCGCGTGCCTCTGCGGCGGGACTATAAGACGCAGTGCGCCAAGTGCCACGACGGCAGCGCGGCTCCGAAGCTGTAG